The Corallococcus silvisoli genome contains a region encoding:
- a CDS encoding alpha/beta hydrolase: protein MNKPLPFVPFLSALAALVLLQGCAAATACRTRPATSPGFERTASDGMCLSSVRWEPAQPPVRGVVVLIHGLRDYSDRYGRLAEALQLQGFAVVAQDHRGHGHSGGDRQRIESMQQLVDDVDGVVQDARARHPGVPVVVFGHSMGGLIATHYALQHASDVSGLILSGAGVVLPPGVSGFDTRLAKIFGTILPGLPAQDLDSQLFLHDGPEKERFLADPLITHEKLPARSAKALIAGIEALDGKFQDLKLPLLVVHGGEDVITSIEGSRALVAQATSADKRLIIYEGQRHDLAHEPDAAKVVGDIVGWVEAHVPPSAAATAAP from the coding sequence ATGAACAAGCCCTTGCCCTTCGTCCCCTTCCTCAGCGCCCTGGCCGCGCTCGTCCTGTTGCAGGGCTGCGCCGCCGCCACCGCGTGCCGCACGCGTCCCGCAACTTCCCCCGGCTTCGAGCGGACCGCCTCCGACGGCATGTGCCTGAGCAGCGTCCGGTGGGAGCCGGCCCAGCCGCCCGTGCGTGGCGTGGTGGTCCTCATCCACGGCCTGCGGGACTACTCCGACCGCTACGGCCGGCTCGCGGAGGCGCTCCAGCTCCAGGGCTTCGCCGTTGTCGCGCAGGACCACCGGGGCCACGGTCACTCCGGCGGTGACCGCCAGCGCATCGAGTCGATGCAGCAGTTGGTGGACGACGTGGATGGCGTCGTCCAGGACGCCCGCGCGCGACACCCGGGCGTGCCGGTGGTGGTCTTCGGTCACAGCATGGGCGGGCTCATCGCCACGCACTACGCGCTCCAGCACGCCTCCGACGTGTCGGGGCTCATCCTGAGCGGCGCGGGCGTCGTGCTGCCGCCGGGGGTGTCCGGCTTCGACACGCGCCTGGCGAAGATCTTCGGCACGATCCTCCCGGGGCTGCCCGCGCAGGACCTGGACAGCCAGTTGTTCCTGCACGACGGCCCGGAGAAGGAGCGGTTCCTCGCGGATCCGCTCATCACCCACGAGAAGCTGCCCGCGCGCTCCGCCAAGGCGCTCATCGCCGGCATCGAAGCGCTCGATGGGAAGTTCCAGGACCTGAAGCTCCCACTGCTGGTGGTGCATGGGGGCGAGGACGTCATCACCTCCATCGAGGGCAGCCGCGCCCTGGTGGCGCAGGCCACGAGCGCCGACAAGCGCCTCATCATCTACGAGGGCCAGCGCCACGACCTCGCGCACGAGCCCGACGCGGCGAAGGTCGTCGGAGACATCGTGGGCTGGGTGGAGGCCCACGTCCCGCCGAGCGCCGCCGCGACCGCCGCCCCCTGA
- a CDS encoding HD domain-containing phosphohydrolase, translating into MALTPLSQVAMPVMNLRLDPVASLSALSSVLDLANGLEGEKSLLTGLFALELALDGGLSRDDARAAFYVGLLRHLGCTAYAAEESRLGNDVHLRRNLLRGDAGRPSHVVRSVLDANPSLPRRAAGLARLLTSSRRLRSEWFAEACGAARLLASGLGLDARVLQGLDEAYERWDGAGGPRLLGGTDLHEVGRVAQAAHVAVVFFVGSGTAVAQEALALQAGTTLDPAWAKRALAATASLLTLSDARIEAAEACLLEAPPAIDATALATTFGDFADLQSPFTRGHSRRVAEACATAAPRLGLDAAEQATLQLAAYLHDLGHVTLPTGLWLRPDWSSSDRESSRAHAQATEQLLTATPMLRDAARLAGSHHERLDGGGYPRGLSPAALSRAARLLAVADVWVALQEERPHRPARTAPVARQVLEAEVKAGRLDADCVAVVAGTKAVRRAPEPGPTSALTPREVDVLRLLAGGATNKEIAGKLGVSDRTVQHHTIHIYEKLGVSTRAGASLVAARAGLV; encoded by the coding sequence GTGGCTCTCACCCCGCTGTCACAGGTCGCCATGCCCGTGATGAACCTGCGCCTGGATCCGGTGGCCTCGCTCTCCGCGCTGTCCTCCGTGCTCGACCTCGCGAATGGGCTGGAGGGGGAGAAGAGCCTGCTGACCGGCCTGTTCGCGCTGGAGCTGGCGCTGGACGGCGGCCTGTCCCGGGACGACGCCCGGGCCGCCTTCTACGTGGGCCTGCTGCGCCACCTGGGCTGCACCGCCTACGCCGCCGAGGAGTCACGGCTGGGCAATGACGTGCACCTGCGCCGCAACCTGCTGCGCGGGGACGCGGGCCGCCCCTCGCATGTCGTGCGCTCGGTCCTGGACGCCAACCCCAGCCTGCCCCGCCGCGCCGCCGGACTGGCGCGCCTGCTGACGTCCTCTCGGCGGCTGCGCTCGGAGTGGTTCGCGGAGGCGTGTGGCGCGGCGCGACTGCTCGCCTCCGGCCTGGGGCTGGACGCGCGGGTGCTCCAGGGGCTGGATGAGGCCTATGAGCGCTGGGACGGCGCGGGCGGCCCGCGTCTCCTGGGCGGCACGGACCTGCATGAGGTCGGGCGGGTCGCGCAGGCGGCGCACGTGGCCGTCGTCTTCTTCGTCGGCTCGGGTACGGCCGTCGCGCAGGAGGCCCTGGCGCTGCAAGCCGGGACGACGCTGGATCCGGCGTGGGCGAAGCGGGCGCTGGCCGCGACCGCCTCGCTCCTGACCTTGTCGGACGCGCGCATCGAGGCGGCGGAGGCGTGCCTGCTCGAAGCCCCGCCCGCCATCGACGCCACCGCTCTGGCGACGACCTTCGGGGACTTCGCGGACCTGCAGAGCCCCTTCACCCGAGGACACTCGCGGCGGGTGGCGGAGGCGTGCGCGACCGCCGCGCCCCGGCTGGGTCTGGACGCGGCGGAACAGGCCACGCTCCAACTCGCGGCGTACCTGCATGACCTGGGACACGTGACCCTGCCCACCGGCCTGTGGCTGAGGCCCGACTGGTCCTCCTCGGACCGGGAGTCGTCCCGGGCCCACGCCCAAGCCACCGAGCAGCTGCTCACCGCCACGCCCATGCTGCGGGACGCGGCGAGGCTCGCGGGCTCGCATCACGAGCGCCTGGATGGCGGAGGCTATCCCCGGGGCCTCTCGCCCGCCGCCCTGTCCCGGGCCGCGCGCCTGCTCGCGGTGGCCGACGTCTGGGTCGCGCTCCAGGAGGAGCGCCCCCACCGTCCCGCGCGGACGGCGCCCGTGGCCCGGCAGGTCCTGGAGGCCGAGGTGAAGGCGGGCCGGCTGGATGCGGACTGCGTCGCGGTGGTGGCCGGGACGAAGGCCGTCCGGCGCGCGCCGGAGCCCGGCCCCACGTCCGCGCTGACGCCCCGTGAGGTGGATGTGCTGCGCCTGCTGGCGGGCGGAGCGACGAACAAGGAGATCGCGGGGAAGCTCGGGGTGTCGGACCGCACGGTGCAGCACCACACCATCCACATCTACGAAAAGCTGGGCGTGAGCACCCGTGCGGGCGCCTCGCTGGTGGCCGCGCGCGCGGGCCTCGTGTGA
- a CDS encoding isochorismatase family cysteine hydrolase translates to MSFDPSTTAVLLIEYQNEFTTEGGVLHPAVKGVMAETKMLENTQALVKAARARGVTVMHAPITFAEGYGELTRHPYGILKGVVDGKAFVKGSWGAQIIDSLAPQKGDIVIEGKRGLDTFASTNLDFILRSKGIKTVVIGGFLTNCCVESTMRTAYEHGYDVITLTDCTAATSSEEHKNALKYDFPMFSRPLPSSEVIGMFKA, encoded by the coding sequence ATGTCGTTCGACCCTTCGACCACCGCCGTGCTGCTCATCGAGTACCAGAACGAGTTCACCACCGAGGGCGGGGTGCTGCATCCGGCGGTGAAGGGCGTGATGGCGGAGACGAAGATGCTGGAGAACACCCAGGCGCTGGTGAAGGCCGCGCGGGCGCGGGGCGTGACGGTGATGCACGCGCCCATCACCTTCGCCGAGGGCTACGGCGAGCTGACCCGGCACCCCTACGGCATCCTGAAGGGCGTGGTCGATGGGAAGGCGTTCGTGAAGGGGAGCTGGGGCGCGCAGATCATCGACTCGCTGGCGCCGCAGAAGGGCGACATCGTGATTGAAGGCAAGCGAGGACTCGACACCTTCGCCAGCACGAACCTGGACTTCATCCTGCGCAGCAAGGGCATCAAGACGGTCGTGATTGGCGGCTTCCTCACCAACTGCTGTGTCGAGTCGACCATGCGCACCGCGTACGAGCACGGCTACGACGTCATCACCCTCACGGACTGCACCGCCGCCACCTCGTCGGAAGAGCACAAGAACGCGCTCAAGTACGACTTCCCGATGTTCTCGCGCCCGCTGCCGTCGTCGGAAGTGATTGGCATGTTCAAGGCCTAG
- a CDS encoding LexA family protein, producing MTCPMPKREARGGAPRSIATERQVDVLSFIAGHIATHGYAPTTRDIAAHFGWASHTAAVVHMNALRTKRLVTWVPNIARSLQLTESGREFVAQRQARQPVEESR from the coding sequence ATGACGTGTCCCATGCCCAAGCGCGAGGCGCGCGGCGGTGCCCCGCGCAGCATCGCCACGGAGCGCCAGGTGGACGTGCTGAGCTTCATCGCCGGCCACATCGCGACGCACGGCTACGCTCCCACCACCAGGGACATCGCCGCGCACTTCGGGTGGGCGAGCCACACGGCCGCCGTCGTCCACATGAACGCGCTGCGGACGAAGCGCCTGGTGACGTGGGTGCCCAACATCGCCCGGTCCCTGCAACTCACCGAGTCCGGGCGCGAGTTCGTCGCCCAGCGGCAGGCACGTCAGCCTGTGGAGGAGTCGCGATGA